One genomic region from Streptomyces sp. NBC_00457 encodes:
- a CDS encoding cyclopropane-fatty-acyl-phospholipid synthase family protein, whose product MPDAAQRLKSLVEQLLGVPLPVRIRAWDGSQAGPPGAPTLVVRNRRAVRRLLWKPGELGLARAWVAGDLDIDGDLYTALDLMSGFIWERGEDDRTLVQALRDPEVRAAVRGLVKLGGPALPPAPPREEVRRGPAHLHTKRSDRRAISHHYDVGNDFYEIVLGPSMVYSCAYWEDAGTLEDAQRDKLELICRKLALTPGQRLLDVGCGWGSMAIHAAREHGVSVVGITLSHEQAAYARKRVAGEGLTDKVEIRVQDYRDVADGPYDAISSIGMAEHVGSARYLEYARTLYALLKPGGRLLNHQIARRPQRDESTYSVDDFIDSYVFPDGELAPVGATVTQLERARFEVRDVEAIREHYALTLRRWVANLQADWAHAVRLTSPGRARVWLLYMAACALAFEHNRIGVNQVLAVRTPASGDSGMPLRSRIWA is encoded by the coding sequence ATGCCAGACGCCGCACAGCGGCTGAAGAGCCTCGTCGAACAGTTGCTGGGGGTACCGCTCCCGGTGCGCATCCGCGCCTGGGACGGTTCGCAGGCGGGGCCGCCGGGTGCGCCGACCCTCGTCGTACGCAATCGCCGTGCCGTGCGCCGGCTGCTGTGGAAGCCGGGCGAACTGGGCCTCGCCCGCGCCTGGGTCGCCGGTGACCTGGACATCGACGGCGACCTCTACACCGCCCTCGACCTGATGTCCGGGTTCATCTGGGAGCGCGGGGAGGACGACCGGACCCTCGTCCAGGCGCTGCGCGACCCCGAGGTGCGGGCCGCCGTACGCGGACTGGTGAAGCTCGGCGGGCCCGCGCTGCCGCCCGCCCCGCCCCGCGAGGAGGTCCGCCGCGGCCCTGCCCACCTCCACACCAAGCGCAGCGACAGACGCGCCATCAGCCACCACTACGACGTCGGCAACGACTTCTACGAGATCGTCCTCGGCCCGTCCATGGTCTACTCGTGCGCCTACTGGGAGGACGCCGGGACGCTGGAGGACGCCCAGCGCGACAAGCTCGAACTCATCTGCCGAAAGCTCGCCCTGACGCCCGGTCAGCGGCTGCTCGACGTCGGCTGCGGCTGGGGCTCCATGGCCATCCACGCCGCCCGCGAGCACGGCGTGAGCGTCGTCGGCATCACCCTGTCCCACGAGCAGGCCGCGTACGCCCGTAAGCGCGTCGCGGGCGAGGGGCTGACGGACAAGGTGGAGATCCGGGTGCAGGACTACCGGGACGTCGCCGACGGGCCGTACGACGCGATCTCCTCCATCGGCATGGCCGAACACGTCGGCTCCGCCCGCTACCTGGAGTACGCCCGCACCCTGTACGCCCTGCTCAAGCCCGGCGGACGGCTGCTCAACCACCAGATCGCCCGCCGCCCGCAGCGCGACGAATCGACGTACAGCGTGGACGATTTCATCGACTCCTACGTCTTCCCCGACGGCGAACTCGCCCCCGTCGGCGCCACGGTGACCCAGCTGGAGCGTGCGCGGTTCGAGGTGCGGGACGTCGAGGCGATCCGCGAGCACTACGCCCTCACCCTGCGCCGCTGGGTCGCCAATCTGCAGGCCGACTGGGCCCATGCCGTACGGCTCACCAGCCCCGGCCGCGCCCGCGTCTGGCTCCTGTACATGGCGGCCTGCGCGCTCGCCTTCGAGCACAACCGCATCGGCGTCAACCAGGTGCTGGCCGTCCGCACACCCGCGTCGGGTGACTCGGGGATGCCGTTGCGCTCCCGCATCTGGGCCTGA
- a CDS encoding Ppx/GppA phosphatase family protein, giving the protein MTRVAAIDCGTNSIRLLVADVDPQSGQLVDLDRRMTIVRLGQGVDRTGRLAPEALERTFAACREYAAIIKEHGAERLRFVATSASRDAENRDEFVRGVLDILGVEPEVISGDLEAEFSFTGATKELAGSDHLDKPYLVVDIGGGSTEFVVGEEHVRAARSVDVGCVRMTERHLVRDGVVSDPPGDEQIAAMRADIDAALDLAEETVPLREARTLVGLAGSVTTVSAIAQDLPEYDPVAIHHSRVSHDRVWEITERLLHSTHAERAAIPSMHPGRVDVIGAGALVLLSIMERIGAEEVVVSEHDILDGIAFKVAEDPGPS; this is encoded by the coding sequence GTGACCCGCGTCGCCGCCATCGACTGCGGTACCAACTCCATCCGGCTTCTCGTGGCCGACGTGGACCCTCAGAGCGGTCAACTCGTCGATCTGGACCGGCGTATGACGATCGTGCGGCTCGGGCAGGGGGTGGACCGGACCGGGCGGCTTGCGCCGGAGGCGTTGGAGCGGACGTTCGCGGCGTGCCGGGAGTACGCGGCGATCATCAAGGAGCACGGGGCGGAGCGGCTGCGGTTCGTGGCCACCTCGGCTTCCCGGGACGCCGAGAACCGGGACGAGTTCGTGCGGGGGGTGCTGGACATTCTCGGGGTGGAGCCCGAGGTGATCTCCGGTGACCTGGAGGCGGAGTTCTCGTTCACGGGGGCGACGAAGGAGCTGGCGGGGAGCGATCACCTCGACAAGCCGTACCTCGTGGTGGACATCGGGGGCGGTTCCACCGAGTTCGTGGTGGGGGAGGAGCATGTGCGTGCCGCGCGTTCCGTGGACGTCGGCTGTGTGCGGATGACGGAGCGGCACCTCGTACGCGACGGCGTCGTGTCCGACCCGCCCGGTGACGAGCAGATCGCCGCGATGCGCGCCGACATCGACGCCGCCCTCGACCTCGCCGAGGAGACGGTTCCGCTGCGCGAGGCGCGCACGCTGGTCGGACTGGCCGGATCGGTCACCACGGTCTCCGCCATCGCGCAGGACCTGCCCGAGTACGACCCCGTTGCCATCCACCACTCCCGGGTCTCGCACGACCGGGTCTGGGAGATCACCGAACGGCTCCTGCACTCCACCCACGCCGAGCGCGCGGCCATCCCCTCCATGCACCCGGGGCGCGTGGACGTGATCGGTGCGGGCGCCCTCGTACTCCTCTCGATCATGGAGCGGATCGGCGCCGAGGAGGTCGTCGTGAGCGAGCACGACATCCTCGACGGCATCGCGTTCAAGGTGGCAGAAGACCCCGGCCCCTCGTAG
- a CDS encoding NAD(P)/FAD-dependent oxidoreductase, with amino-acid sequence MSTTERPRILVVGGGYVGLYAARRIQKKMRYGEATVTVVDPRSYMTYQPFLPETAAGNISPRHVVVPLRRVLPKAEVLTGRVTTIDQDRKVATVAPLVGEAYELPFDYLVVALGAVSRTFPIPGLAEQGIGMKGIEEAIGLRNHVLEQLDKAASTTDEEIRRKALTFVFIGGGFAGAETIGEVEDMARDAAKYYANVSREDMRFILVDAADKILPEVGPKLGQYGKEHLEARGVEVYLSTSMDSCIDGHVVLKNGLEVDSSTIVWTAGVKPNPVLSRYGLPLGPRGHVDCEPTLQVAGTDYIWAAGDNAQVPDLVGRKAGNPNAWCPPNAQHALRQAKVLGDNVISGMRGFPQKDYAHANKGAVAGLGLHKGVAMIVMGKMKIKLKGRLAWYMHRGYHGLAMPTWNRKVRVFADWTLGMFLKREVVSLGAMEHPREEFYEAAKPAPAPAAAKSKKTEEKAKAS; translated from the coding sequence ATGAGCACCACGGAGCGTCCCAGGATCCTCGTAGTAGGCGGTGGGTACGTAGGCCTGTACGCAGCTCGGCGCATTCAGAAGAAGATGCGCTACGGCGAGGCGACCGTCACGGTCGTCGACCCCCGGTCGTACATGACCTACCAGCCCTTCCTCCCCGAAACCGCCGCCGGCAACATCTCCCCTCGCCACGTCGTCGTCCCGCTGCGACGCGTGCTGCCCAAGGCGGAGGTCCTCACCGGCCGGGTCACCACCATCGACCAGGACCGCAAGGTCGCCACCGTCGCCCCGCTGGTCGGCGAGGCGTACGAGCTGCCCTTCGACTACCTGGTCGTCGCGCTCGGCGCGGTCTCCCGCACCTTCCCGATCCCCGGCCTCGCCGAGCAGGGCATCGGTATGAAGGGCATCGAGGAGGCCATCGGCCTGCGCAACCACGTGCTGGAGCAGCTCGACAAGGCCGCCTCCACCACCGACGAGGAGATCCGCCGCAAGGCGCTCACCTTCGTCTTCATCGGCGGTGGCTTCGCGGGCGCGGAGACCATCGGCGAGGTCGAGGACATGGCCCGCGACGCGGCCAAGTACTACGCCAACGTCTCGCGCGAGGACATGCGGTTCATCCTCGTCGACGCCGCCGACAAGATCCTTCCCGAGGTCGGCCCCAAGCTCGGCCAGTACGGCAAGGAGCACCTGGAGGCCCGCGGGGTCGAGGTCTACCTCTCCACCTCCATGGACTCCTGCATCGACGGCCACGTGGTGCTGAAGAACGGCCTCGAGGTCGACTCCAGCACCATCGTGTGGACCGCCGGCGTCAAGCCCAACCCGGTCCTGTCCCGCTATGGCCTGCCGCTCGGCCCCCGCGGTCACGTCGACTGCGAGCCGACCCTCCAGGTCGCGGGCACGGACTACATCTGGGCCGCCGGCGACAACGCCCAGGTCCCGGACCTCGTCGGCCGCAAGGCCGGCAACCCCAACGCCTGGTGCCCGCCGAACGCCCAGCACGCGCTGCGCCAGGCCAAGGTGCTCGGCGACAACGTGATCTCCGGTATGCGGGGCTTCCCGCAGAAGGACTACGCCCACGCCAACAAGGGCGCGGTGGCCGGGCTCGGCCTCCACAAGGGCGTCGCGATGATCGTCATGGGCAAGATGAAGATCAAGCTCAAGGGCCGGCTCGCCTGGTACATGCACCGCGGCTACCACGGTCTGGCCATGCCGACCTGGAACCGCAAGGTCCGTGTCTTCGCCGACTGGACCCTCGGCATGTTCCTCAAGCGCGAGGTCGTCTCCCTCGGCGCGATGGAGCACCCGCGCGAGGAGTTCTACGAGGCGGCGAAGCCCGCGCCGGCGCCCGCGGCGGCGAAGTCGAAGAAGACCGAGGAGAAGGCCAAGGCCTCCTGA